One Triticum dicoccoides isolate Atlit2015 ecotype Zavitan chromosome 3B, WEW_v2.0, whole genome shotgun sequence genomic window, TTGCAAAACTCTTGGTGGATCTATGATCAAATGACTACTTGTGTACCTAGAaatgagttttagaaaaaataaaaaacaaatatcaagcatatgcagttcaaatttgaccccgcTCCTACTGAATCGATGGAAATTTCTCTTTTTGAGGAGAGCTGTATAAAAATCATATGACATGCAAACATTTGGTCAATTGTTCATAAAATATGATCTAGTAATTTTGAAAAATGGTATGGTTCAAATTCATATCAAATTtttgataggtccttcacaaagtAGCCCTACTTATGGCACTCAAaaaattttaaaaaatgattttGTGTGCAAAAAAACTGAAGAAAATCCTTTGGAAAACTTTTTGGCCACTGCAATATGTACACATTTGCAAAAAAATTGTACAAAAATGTCTGTTTCCTTTGTCTAAGTGTCAATTTTTTTCATTTCAAAAAATTGGAATGTATTAAGAAAATTGTGGTATTTCCAGTTTACATTTTTTGTGACAACTATTACACATATAATGCCTCTGTGTAAAAGGAtttgattttttgattttttttccattttctttgtttatttttaaAGTGCCTAAAGAAGCACACAATTGACAGTCTTCTCATCGGTGGAAATTTGTGCcttggatcgatgacatggcgcagATCCATCCATCCACATCTANNNNNNNNNNNNNNNNNNNNNNNNNNNNNNNNNNNNNNNNNNNNNNNNNNNNNNNNNNNNNNNNNNNNNNNNNNNNNNNNNNNNNNNNNNNNNNNNNNNNNNNNNNNNNNNNNNNNNNNNNNNNNNNNNNNCTCCATCCTCCATCCATCCACATGGCGCAAGTTTTCTGACATGGATGACATATTGTATGCAAGTCCCTAGGCCTCATTAGCCGGCCCTTGGCAGACCCATGCGGATAATGTATATCATATGCTAGACACTAGTTGACCTCGAGATCGGTTAGTGCATGTTAGTTGCTTCTTTTCTTGTGCCAACATTTATTGATCGAAAAACTGTGCTATAAACATGGTAACGTGGGGTGTGACATGGTGTTTGTTGAATTTCACCTTTAACTGATGCAAGAGTGCCCGGCCTCACAATGATTTCACCCTTTGATCTGTCCTTTTTGGTCACTCTACCTCAGTTTACTGATTTTATTTGTCTATCAGACTAGTCCATGGCATTTTGATTGGAAGCACCCACATCTTTCAATCCGCTAGCAAAATTTGATCGCGTGAGTCAATTTGCTTGTAGGATGTTGAATTAATTGTGATGAATTTCTTTGCTAACAACTTTCCCCCGAAATCACTACTGAAAAAGCTCGTACACCGAGTACTTTGATATATTGAAAGGAACATCTTTTCTTGAAACCTTATACGAATAAAGAAAAAGAAACATTTTTGCAACTAAAGTTAGCAGAAAAAGTACCGGTGCATGCCTTGGCTTTGTGTGGGGCCACTTGCTCAGAGGTACATCAAGGGCTATATATACCCCAGACCGTCGGGAGCCATAACAGCCATGGATCATCTCCTCTTTTTCTCATTCAAATCAGTCATGAATTCAAAATCCGCTTTCCTTCTGATCGTGGTGGCAGTTAGCACCACGGCCATGGTGCACGGCCACCCTGCCGCTAGCACTCCGGCGGCACGGTTCTGGGAGCAGGCCCTCTCCGGCACGCCGATGCCGGAGGTGCTAGCTGATTTTGTTCAGAAAGGTAATCTTTGCTTACATGTTTAATTATATGTTTGGTATATAAATACCAAAAAGGTTTTCCTTATGTATAATTACTAGCAAAAATACACGTATGTTGTGACAGAATTTAAATCCTGGGACGTCTGTTCTAATATTAGGCTGCTCGGCTGTGCTGGCTTAACTTATCTGCAGCTGCAGTAGCCAGGTAGCAGCAGCTACAGTACACATTCAGTTCAATAATCCACAGCCCAATAAGCCTATTCAGTTCAAACGATCTACCAAGCCATGATGTTCTGAGATGAGATTTCGTACTGTGATTGAGCATATAACCATCTAATTTTTTTTCCTAAAAACActccaaaaattcagttttagcacAAGCTAAAAAAACCCAACAGGTCCGATGAACAAACTTCCTCCTTATATTTCTGCGCTTTTGCACTCGTCGTTCATTGATGGGTCACTTGCGGCGGTGCGTTGATAGAGGTTCAGGTACCTCTTTGTCCGCCATGGACGACAGAGCGCCGTGCATGACTTCCTGCTGCGCGCTCGATCTAGCAGCGCGACTGGGAGAAGAGGCTGTGCTGTACGCGGGCTACTTCAGACATCATCAGAGTTACAATATGACTTGCTCCTTGCTGCAAAGCTGCCGCTCTTAATTTTTTAAAGCTCGTGGTGCAAATTTTGGTTTTCGTACAACTAATCTTGGAAATATTGGATGATGGGTGGTGTTCTGCATGCTCCCAAATTTTTTTTTTGGCAAGCTTCAGAAGCAGTTTTCTAGCACTCATTTTTCAAGTTCGGTTGGAAATGATCTAACTCGTGTGAGCATCGATCGTGAGTAACGGGACAATAAATAAGTTAGAACTGTAATCTCTAATTTATCATGTACTTCTTCCTCTATTCCAAACTGTAAGCAAGAATCTTAGAGAGTCAAAGAATTTTAAGTTTGACAAAAATTATAAAGAAATCTACAAATATTTGTGACATCAAATTGGTATATTATGAAAATATAATTAATGAAGAATCTAATAATACTTAGTTGACATCATGAATGTTATTATCTTgtcatataaatttggtcaaacttgagAAGCTTTGACTCTTCAAGATTCTTGGAATGACTTACAATTACTACTCTTAGTAAACTGACTAGAACCCTTATACGCTTAATTAGAACTATAAAATTCAATTCATCATGTACTACTACTCTTAGTAAAATCGGCTAGAACTTCTATACTATGGAGAGTGAAGGGACACATAGGAAGAGAGTCTAATGGACCAAAATTCAGAGGAATAAATGTTCACCCTTTTATATAAGGGAACGTATCTGGTGCAAACCAACCTCTCCGTGCAACCGTGCAAACTTCTAATCGGAGCTACAGGATGTTGATCCAAGGGGGCGCATGGGGGAATGGGAGGGCGGATTCACAAAAGCATGATTAGGGGCGGGCCGTTAAGTGTAAAATTACCTAATCCCCACGCCCCCTTGGATCAACATCCTATGGCCCAGATTAGAAGTTTGGACGGTTGCACGGAAAGGTTAGTTTGTTGATTTAatattatgtatgtatatatagagTATGCATGGATATAAACATTGACTTTGTGTTCTCGTGCAGGAATGGATCTGTCACCGCTCGTGGAGCACTACTCTGCACAGCCTAGTATCGGCATGTGCACACTCTTCAACACTATCTGCGACGCGCGCACGGTGGCGGAGACCGGCATCTTCTTCCACGAGGCCGAGCTACATCCGGGCAGCACCATGACCCTGTCTTTCCCAGCGGAGGCGGAGACAGCCATCCTCCCGCACGACATCGCCGGCAAGGTCCCCTTCGAGAACCTAAGCGACGTCCTCTCCACGTTCCACATCTCACCAGGCTCCGCTGAGGCGGCGCAAGTGGAGGACACCCTGCGCAAGTGTCAGCAGCCGCCAATCGCCGGTGAGATAAAAGCCTGCACCATGTCGCTAGAGAGCACTGTAAAGGCCGCCATGGAGATGCTCGGCACCACCATCCAgcagggtggtggtggtggtgacgtGTGGGCGGCCACTTCGACGCTCCCCCGCGGTGGCCTGCTACCACACCGGGAGTACATTGTCCAGGAGGTCACCAAGCTAGAGGGCACTGGCTACGTGGCCTGCCACAAGGTGCCGTTCCCATACGCCGTCTTCCATTGTCACATCGCACATACGGGGTATATAGGTTACAAGGTCACCCTCCACGGCCGCGGCGACAACGAGGGCCCTGTGGTTTCCTTGCTGGCGTTCTGCCATTTCGACACCTCCCACTGGAATCCGGCACACCCGGCGTTCCAGATACTGAAGACCCACCCTGGTGCCAGTACGTCGGTGTGCCACTTCATGTCGTATGGCAATCTCGCGTTCATCAAGAAGGCACACACAGCCTAGCTTGCTACTGCATCCTTCGTTGCGCGCTACATACGCCAGTGTCGTGCTCTGGACATCAAGGTGGTGCTCTTTTTTCATATATGCACCGTAAATGTGTAAATGTGGGCATTCATCCGTTCTAGCTAGGACGGCGTCTTCTATATATAGAATAAGAATAAGAATGGCACCATATATAGTTCTAGCTTTGGCATCAGACGAAAATATAAGGGTGTAGCAATGGTACGGTGTGTGTCCAGGTTTGTTTGGATGGATGTTATATGTAAGTACATGTCGCTAGTGTTGGTGAGTGGGGGCTCCGATCCTACATATTGCTAGCTAGTGCTGGTACATGTCATTGTTACTACTGTATGAAACTTGTGTGGTTGGTCCTGTGTGGCCTAGCTAGCGTCGGACATACTGTATTATCGTGTTATGTGTATGAATAAATATGTTTATGTATAtattagcacaaatgcccgtgcgttgcaacgggagaaaacaacAATTACTACGAACCATGGTTGGTCGGATCGAGGAACTATACCACGGGACAACAATCGTTGGTGACAATAAAAGATGCATCATTTGAGGATAACTGAGGGGTAAAGTTAAAAACATGGTTAAGGCCAGTCCCGGCCCGTAAACCACCATTCAGGGGTAACGTGAAAAAATGGACCACTGTGCCATGGAACTTTGGCTAATACTAATCTCATTAAACCACCACTTAGGGGTAAAGTAAAAATAGGAAAACCATATAAAAACATGCATACCAGAAGCATCTTCGATAATGCATATGTTCCGAGCATTTCCCTTCAATTCCATCCACAAAACGAGAAACACTTTCTCCATTCTCAAATGACTTAGTAAGGATTGTTGGATGCAAAGTAGTATCACTTAAACGATGAGACATATTTGAATTTTGTTCAGGATGAATCCAAAAAGGTGGGGGTAAAAAACACATAGAGGCATATATGACCAACTATCCATAGCAGAACTTTTAAAATGCACCATGGCATAGTATGTGTTACTTTCGGACATTAGAATAAGGTTTGTCAGTGTAGCATTACATGTAGTCAAGTACAAGACTTTACAGTAAAACTCTgcaagtttttcttttcttttagcagACATAAACACAAATTCTGGTTTGATAGGATAGCAGTAGTCAACTCTGTAATTTGAAGCGGTATAAAGCTGGAACTAATTCATTGTGCAACAATATATTCCCCTAATTAAATGGCATGGCCAAGACATTTCTGTAGGAGATAGAGCTAATAATGTGAATGGAATTAGAGCACCACAAGTCAATTAATGATTACAGAACGGGATTTCCActtgagttttttttttttgcatgggtTCCCACTTGAGGATTGCAAATGGGATGATTACCCTCAGGTTTATGCATAGTATATGGACGAATCAGGGAGTAAAGCAGCCTGCCCAAGATAGTCTCCCAAATCTTGCCTTTTTTCAGTGACATAAAAATTCACCCAAATCTGAAACAGTTAGCACAATCCCTTTTGGCTGATATGGCCAGGAGCAGTAATAATTCCCGCCAGCATTGCGCCCTACAGATTGAACTTCGTCAAAGTATTATTAGGCTGATCTGAACCCAAGTCAGCAAGCATTTGAAGAAATAAGCCATGTGGCCCCTGGGAATTTCCATCGCAATGGACTCTATTTccttctttatttcttttcttgttaccTGAAACACAAGATATACAGAAGGTTAATTAGTCTAGCTGTCCTTCCTCTTTTCCCTACCACAATGATCTCTCAGACACGGCTTCCTAATAcccaaaaaactaaaaaaaagtaTATAAGTTGGATAGATTGAATGTGAGGGAGGGAGGTGGGACTATTTAAGGAGAGAATTAACCTATGTTAGTACGGATCGTAGAAGGTAGCTCAGTTGGCCTTTGGTTTTGAGTTCGACTCCAGTCACCAGCATTTATTTTTCCTAAAATCTCAAAAGTGCACGCGCACTATTTGATCAACTTGAGTGGCCGGTTGTTGACCGCACGATCGCGTCCCGATCTGAAGCGTGCATCAGGTGTGACCTGGTTGGGACCGTGCAGGCGTGCACACAACCCACCTCGCAATACGTCGATGGCCCCACAAGCCGTGGAAAGGAGTGGACGGTTCGAGCGGCGCACAGACCACTGTCTCTCCCCGATCCCTTTCTCTCCTTTATCGCTCTTGTTCGTTGTCAAAACAGAAATCCCCCGCATCTCCACCCAAATCCCATTGATCAGCGGCGAAGAAGGGCACGGCTGGTGGAGGAATCGCCGCCGTGCAGGGGGGAGATTGGTGCAGTAGCGCCCATGCGAAGAGATCTCCTCGTCATGTGGATCCGGCAGGGGCACTGACAAAAAAGACTAGATCGGCAAGGCGGGATGGACACGGTGAGGCGCCACCATCCGGCGATGGGCGGCGGCTGCAGGGGCCCGACGTCACTGCGGTGCTCCAGCTCGCCGGCGCAGGAGTTTGCCAGGCTGGCGTCCGTGTTTCCGGCGGCGGCTGGTGGTTGGGACGACCATGGTGGTGGCCATGGGGGACGACTTTGGGGCGTCATCAGGCTGTCCCCGGAGCTCGGGTGCTCGCTGAGGCTCGACGTGCTACACCCCATCTGTGGCTTCACACGATGCCTGGACTCCTCCATTGATTCGGTAATTTCATGACCAACAACATCAGCCCCCTTTTGTAGCTTAGCTTCCTCCTCCTACTATTTTACCAATTCTTGGTTGAACAAACAGACTACTACTGCTCAACCTTTACGCATTAACAACTGATTTTCTGTCATTCCATCCTCCTCAAGGGATTGAGTTGCTCTTTCAGATCCGTCACGCCATTTTGCTAATTTTTTCAGAGTTCAAAGCTTTTGGATTCTAGGCAAACACTATACTACTGAGGTTGCACGCTCAGCTGTTACACACACACAAAGAAGAGCAAGTGAGAGCGCACAACTCATTTAGGGACCAGCCGAAAATGTTGCACACACACATATTCGCGCATGGCGGCAGAGTTGCACGCTCTAGTTGGTATAGTCGCACATGCTCGACCGCGGAGTTGCATACTCCGGTCGGCGTAGTCGCACATGCCCGGCCgtggagttgcacactctcgtctGTGTAGTCGCACACGCACGACCACGGAGGTGCACACGCCCGGCCACATAGTTGTACACTCTCTTCCGAGTAGTCGCACACACAAGGTCACAGAGGTGCACACGCGCGTCGGCGTAGTCATGTGTGTGTGAACTTTGTGTTGCACACTCATGTGTGCCCTGTTTCCAAGTGTATGCATGAGGAGTTTGTAGATCTAAGCAGTTCATATCCTAGTTGGCTTTGCCACAGTTATGCAGTTTCACAGGGAATGGCTATCGGCTAGTTTAGTTTTGGATCCGGTGCCTACATCATCTTCAGGCAGTGTGTATGCTGATTTTTTTTTTGTTGCACACTAATGTCTTCCTAGTTGGCCATACACTGCATCAAGTTGCacataattttattttgttttgtatgtGTGCTTTGAAAAATCAGTATGAGTTGCTTACCTCATGGCACTTTTTTGATATAAATTGTTCTTGCTCATTTTTTCTTTTATACATTTGGTTGCTGCGACTAATTTGTTTGTTCGCTTTCTTTTTAACAGACCGAAAATGGTTGCAGAAGGAGATGTGACTCCTAGTGAACGGAGAGGCATGTTCACTTTTTCGTCATATTTCATTTATCCTTGTAGCAGTTTTGTTTTCAATtataataactactccctccgtcccaaaattcttgtcttagatttgtctaaatacggatgtatctagtgttagatacattcgtatctagacaaatctaagacaagaattttgggacggagggagtattttttttcgGTTTTCCGACCATGTTCTATATTTTCTTTGTTCTATGCAGGGGTCTGCAAACCGTTCTTCTAGGCAGAATTTGAAACGGCCCGCCGATCGGCAGTCTCGTCGTGCTGATATCGACGCGGAGGCAGAGGATGATGAGGTAAGTATCGAGCAAGTAGTGTGGGTTCATTCCCCTTTCCTGCATACAGACACAAGTAACTTTTTCCATGCATCATTTAGGTTGGTGACTAATTCTGCATCGTGAAACTGTGGAAATGGAAGGCGGCCGCGCTGGTGGGAGTTGTATATGGAGATGGCACATTGTTTGCAACAGTTGTTGAGGTAACATGAAATGGCATTagg contains:
- the LOC119278510 gene encoding BURP domain-containing protein 13-like, producing the protein MNSKSAFLLIVVAVSTTAMVHGHPAASTPAARFWEQALSGTPMPEVLADFVQKGMDLSPLVEHYSAQPSIGMCTLFNTICDARTVAETGIFFHEAELHPGSTMTLSFPAEAETAILPHDIAGKVPFENLSDVLSTFHISPGSAEAAQVEDTLRKCQQPPIAGEIKACTMSLESTVKAAMEMLGTTIQQGGGGGDVWAATSTLPRGGLLPHREYIVQEVTKLEGTGYVACHKVPFPYAVFHCHIAHTGYIGYKVTLHGRGDNEGPVVSLLAFCHFDTSHWNPAHPAFQILKTHPGASTSVCHFMSYGNLAFIKKAHTA